The sequence CATAAGTGAAAAGGTAATACCAATTCTGTATGAGGTTGCGCTCAATCGCTCTCACTCTATAAGAGTGGAGCTACTGATGCAAAGCCTACCTGCGTAGGCTAAATTCGGCGCATCTTTATAAAGAAATGATATAAGCAATTTAAGTAATGCAATTAATTTGTTAATTCATGAATCAGCGATTGGGGTTGAAATCGGATTTTGTAAAGCCACCGCTATGTAATAGTTTATTTTCCGGTATTTGGATTAGATGGAACAATCTGACTGTTGCTGAAAAGGTTGTTTGTGCAAATCTCAGTTTAATTGCAGCTTGGTGGGTGATTGGCATCTATCGATTTATGGCTGCATTTATATGTTTGGGCATTGTTGGTTACGAATTACTTAATTTTGGCAGAGTACGTTTAAAAAAACCTAGTTTGAACGTTATTGCTTTATTTGTATTTTCTAGCTATAGATTAATTGGTTCGATATTTTTTGAATTAAGTACGGGTAGAAAATTTAATATCACAGAAGATGTACGCTACATATTATTTTGGTACGGTTTAATTGCGCTACTTTGGTACGTTCAAAGTCACGACATTAGAGTGCGTTTGGAAGTAGTAGCTTGGGCTTTTAGTTTGGTGACAATCCAAATGCTGTTATTTTGGGTAGTTGGAGAAATAGTTTTTGGAGGTAGAGACTATATATATCCCCGGACAATTTTTTCACTCTTAGCTAAAAATGCTGAAGGAGATTACGAGCATGGAGCGGGGTTATCTAATTATTTAATGCCTTATTTGCCTTACCATAAAAGTGTTTTTGGTTTAAAGCGTTGGAGTTTTTTCTTTATTATTCCGGAAATTTTTGCTTTAGTAGTAGCTTACATTAATTTGATTTCTCTGGATCTCAAAAATCGTTT comes from Rivularia sp. PCC 7116 and encodes:
- a CDS encoding O-antigen ligase; translated protein: MNQRLGLKSDFVKPPLCNSLFSGIWIRWNNLTVAEKVVCANLSLIAAWWVIGIYRFMAAFICLGIVGYELLNFGRVRLKKPSLNVIALFVFSSYRLIGSIFFELSTGRKFNITEDVRYILFWYGLIALLWYVQSHDIRVRLEVVAWAFSLVTIQMLLFWVVGEIVFGGRDYIYPRTIFSLLAKNAEGDYEHGAGLSNYLMPYLPYHKSVFGLKRWSFFFIIPEIFALVVAYINLISLDLKNRFWSICLFIVSFGLVLVSGTRSVWLLLPAILILRYIFIYGKNSGYALILALLAIISFTTLSFPNVTDTIVEVYNSQVETVGEVRADSTEVRGKIYEETASAILDKPIFGHWVPGSTVLPGFELGRVGTHSFILGTLLYHVGIVGILLFSLFWLSFLSWLYKTRKGRPLSVFLLIVLYTLLSTVMEYGELLACMLILLAAIVGDKGNIKQKYNCF